The Niallia alba genome includes a window with the following:
- a CDS encoding ABC transporter permease produces the protein MIQLIRNEWMKIWKRPATLVMIVILLIAVLLLGAFNKYQSSGFSVPDNENWQHGLELENKRYKEMLKDEHLPSETRNYYTKEIALNEYRITHDLSTNIEYSAWDFVSDNIQLISIVGLFTIIIAAGIVANEFNWGTVKLLLIRPLSRTKILLSKYLTVLFFGFIALFVLFAFSFALGAILFGLPEEAYPYLYYSDGVVKEQSIFIHLIGFYGLNSISLIMLTTMAFMISSVFRNSSLAIGISIFLMFMGNTVTFLLANWFDWAKYLLFANTDLTQYFDGTPLVSGMTLFFSIIMLLVYFIVFIGLAFWVFKKRDVAA, from the coding sequence ATGATTCAGCTAATAAGAAATGAATGGATGAAAATATGGAAACGTCCAGCTACATTAGTAATGATAGTGATTTTGTTAATTGCTGTACTGCTATTAGGTGCTTTTAATAAATATCAATCAAGTGGATTTTCTGTTCCAGATAATGAGAACTGGCAACATGGACTTGAATTGGAAAATAAACGCTATAAAGAAATGCTAAAGGATGAACATCTTCCTTCAGAAACAAGAAATTATTATACAAAAGAAATAGCACTAAATGAGTACCGTATTACGCATGATTTAAGTACAAACATAGAATATTCGGCATGGGATTTTGTTTCTGATAATATCCAGTTAATAAGTATCGTAGGCTTATTTACTATTATTATAGCAGCTGGAATTGTTGCGAATGAGTTTAATTGGGGAACGGTGAAACTTCTGCTTATCCGACCATTGAGCAGAACGAAGATATTATTGTCCAAGTATTTAACCGTGCTATTTTTCGGTTTTATAGCTCTTTTTGTCTTATTCGCATTCTCCTTTGCACTAGGTGCTATCCTTTTTGGTCTACCAGAAGAAGCCTATCCATATTTATATTATTCCGATGGTGTAGTGAAAGAACAAAGTATCTTCATTCACTTAATCGGTTTTTATGGGTTAAATTCGATTAGTTTAATTATGCTCACTACGATGGCGTTTATGATATCGTCCGTCTTCCGGAACAGTTCATTAGCAATTGGTATATCCATTTTCTTAATGTTTATGGGAAATACAGTAACGTTTTTATTAGCTAATTGGTTCGACTGGGCAAAGTATCTATTATTTGCTAACACTGATTTAACACAGTATTTTGATGGAACACCTCTTGTTAGTGGCATGACCTTGTTTTTCTCTATTATAATGCTACTAGTTTATTTTATCGTGTTCATCGGGTTAGCCTTTTGGGTATTTAAGAAGAGGGATGTGGCGGCATAA
- a CDS encoding ABC transporter ATP-binding protein — MTSIVDLKNVSKVIKGRKIIDSLSFQVEEGEVFGFLGPNGAGKTTTIRMIVGLISMSDGDIFICNESVRDQFEKAIQHIGAIVENPEMYKFLSGYENLLHYARMMKGISKEKIMETVELVGLTERIHDKVRTYSLGMRQRLGLAQSLLHDPKVLILDEPTNGLDPAGIREIRDHLRMLARERNMAVIVSSHLLSEMEMMCDRIGIIQEGKLVDVQLVKDFVAVEQVFEIELNPVDTAINYLKNVYPDVQMTSSELGISLTVTRDKIPEIIKTLVLQDFRIFGIKEVSKTLEDRFLELTNQGEGQK, encoded by the coding sequence TTGACTTCAATTGTAGACTTAAAAAATGTTTCTAAAGTAATCAAGGGGAGAAAAATTATTGATTCCTTAAGCTTCCAGGTAGAAGAAGGGGAGGTATTCGGTTTTCTTGGTCCGAATGGAGCTGGTAAAACGACGACCATTCGAATGATTGTTGGATTAATCAGTATGAGTGACGGCGATATTTTTATTTGCAACGAGAGTGTTCGTGATCAATTTGAGAAAGCGATCCAGCACATCGGAGCAATTGTAGAAAACCCTGAAATGTATAAATTTTTAAGTGGCTATGAGAATCTCTTGCATTATGCACGAATGATGAAGGGGATATCAAAAGAAAAAATAATGGAGACGGTTGAATTAGTTGGACTAACAGAACGCATTCATGATAAGGTTCGTACGTATTCACTCGGTATGAGACAGCGATTAGGTCTTGCACAAAGTCTTTTGCATGATCCGAAGGTTCTGATTTTAGATGAGCCAACTAATGGGTTAGATCCTGCTGGAATCCGAGAAATAAGAGATCATTTAAGAATGTTAGCAAGAGAAAGAAATATGGCAGTTATTGTTTCTAGTCACTTATTATCAGAGATGGAAATGATGTGTGATCGTATCGGTATCATTCAAGAGGGGAAACTTGTCGATGTACAATTAGTAAAAGATTTTGTTGCAGTGGAACAAGTATTTGAAATAGAATTGAATCCTGTTGATACAGCGATCAATTATTTGAAAAATGTATATCCTGATGTGCAAATGACATCAAGTGAATTAGGAATTTCGCTTACTGTGACAAGAGATAAAATACCAGAAATAATTAAAACACTTGTGTTACAAGATTTTCGCATTTTCGGAATAAAGGAAGTATCGAAGACATTAGAAGATAGATTTTTAGAATTGACTAATCAAGGGGAGGGACAGAAATGA
- a CDS encoding ABC transporter ATP-binding protein: MIQFQHVTKKYGKDYAVNNINLSLEEGKIYGLLGTNGSGKSTILKMIAGLVQPTNGEVLVNKKKANRRIAEEVSYLTELDRFYESFTVHDMVQFSALQFNDFQLDKAKELLEFIHLDGDKKIKHLSKGNRGRLKLVLCLARTVPILLLDEPFSGLDPLVRESIVKSLLTYIDFGKQTVVVATHEIAEVESILDNIIVLNNGDLIANLSVEDLREDKGQSIIEWMKENIN; the protein is encoded by the coding sequence ATGATACAATTTCAACATGTAACCAAAAAATATGGCAAAGACTACGCTGTGAATAATATAAATTTAAGCCTAGAAGAAGGGAAGATTTATGGTCTTCTTGGAACAAACGGGAGCGGCAAATCAACTATATTAAAGATGATTGCTGGGCTTGTTCAACCGACTAATGGAGAGGTGTTAGTCAACAAGAAAAAGGCTAATCGTAGAATTGCTGAGGAAGTTTCGTATTTAACAGAGTTAGATCGTTTTTATGAATCCTTTACTGTCCATGATATGGTTCAATTCAGTGCATTACAATTTAACGATTTTCAGCTTGATAAAGCAAAAGAATTACTAGAATTTATACACCTAGATGGAGATAAAAAAATAAAGCATCTTTCAAAGGGGAATAGAGGGAGACTTAAGCTTGTCCTCTGTTTAGCTAGAACAGTGCCTATTCTTTTACTGGATGAACCTTTTTCTGGACTCGATCCATTGGTTCGTGAATCCATCGTTAAAAGCTTATTAACATATATAGATTTTGGAAAGCAAACAGTTGTGGTTGCTACACATGAAATAGCAGAGGTTGAATCTATTTTAGACAATATTATTGTATTAAATAATGGGGATTTAATCGCCAATCTTTCTGTAGAAGATTTGAGAGAAGACAAAGGGCAATCAATTATTGAGTGGATGAAGGAAAATATAAACTAG
- a CDS encoding GntR family transcriptional regulator, translated as MADEFQASRPIYMQIVEKITQQIARYERMPGDKLPSVREMAIALGVNPNTIQRTYSELERMKIVETRRGQGTFITESGEVLDKLRTKLQHDLLDQFVCNMKELGIKKEEMVQLLTSYLHEKKGDK; from the coding sequence ATGGCAGATGAATTTCAAGCATCAAGACCAATTTATATGCAAATCGTCGAAAAAATCACACAGCAAATTGCTCGTTATGAACGAATGCCAGGAGATAAACTACCATCTGTTCGAGAAATGGCTATTGCTTTAGGCGTAAATCCTAATACGATTCAACGAACGTACAGTGAATTGGAAAGGATGAAAATTGTGGAAACGAGAAGAGGTCAAGGTACATTTATTACTGAATCAGGGGAAGTTTTAGATAAGCTAAGAACAAAGTTACAACATGATTTACTAGATCAGTTTGTTTGCAATATGAAAGAGCTAGGAATCAAAAAAGAAGAAATGGTTCAGTTATTAACAAGCTATCTTCACGAGAAGAAGGGTGATAAGTAA